A DNA window from Trichosurus vulpecula isolate mTriVul1 chromosome 2, mTriVul1.pri, whole genome shotgun sequence contains the following coding sequences:
- the LOC118836164 gene encoding LOW QUALITY PROTEIN: uncharacterized protein LOC118836164 (The sequence of the model RefSeq protein was modified relative to this genomic sequence to represent the inferred CDS: inserted 1 base in 1 codon; substituted 1 base at 1 genomic stop codon), giving the protein MKSYECNWCGKAFIRSSHLGAHQRIHIGEKFYVCNQCGKAFRIIRNLDVHGSIHNEEKIMNVISVERLPADLSLFGLRRIQVFRSLEAPPEDMEPPLACTSELPAVSQILAKDSPSRPPPYRPSPSSPTVPDRSPRKGLYPPLPDNVESSKFSDTSALDPVPTLSPSCTRGGVPYALAASFTNPSTKLPDPTPILPLRQTLGPEGTSSLVYVPFSSSDIYNWKTQNPPFSEKPQALISLLESVFQTHRPTWDDCQQLLTALFTTEERDRIKREAKKAVLGATGGRPEDHQDEVEEAFPSIRPNWDPASRRDLNSLSNYHKYLLQGMKSAARKPTNLTKISEIRQGPDEAPGAFLERLYEAYRTYSPIDPEAPENRRAINVAFATQSAPDIRKKLQKQEGFEGMVISQLVEIAQKAFYNRDTPTDVTSKQCAKVVVAALQSLNGNGKRGRQSLPRSRLNKNQCAYCREFGHWKNECPQGKGGRAHSPSVLVTTGQAXGCPGSTPTGSKEPRVQLLVGGHPVNFLVDSGAAHSVLKTPLGPLSTRSTSVQGATGQAAFFPWTTDRVVDLGTGTVTHSFLVMPECPYPLLGRDLLHKLRATISFSTPSPTFTFALPEGNVPKGSLNTEITLPLSAEYLLAVTPAALPHLSSPSPVLSLLQQDFPKVWSESNPPGLAAHHPPVVVQLLASAAPIAVRQYPMSQEVHRGISTHIRRLQDHGILVPCSSSWNTPLLPVRKPRSKDFRPVQDLREVNKRVETLPSDVSNPYTLLSLLPPNKVWYTVLDLKDAFFSIPLAPVSQPLFAFQWHDPDGAYSGQLTWTRLPQGFKNSPTLFSEALHNDLAPFRLEHPSCTLLQYVDDILLASSSYDECLTSTRALLSLLQSLGYRVSAKKAQLCLQSVSYLGYILREGQRSLSPERVRAVLAIPIPSTKKQVREFLGVVGYCRMWILGFADLAKPLYSASSGQGPLVWGEAEQAAFDNLRHALLSAPALALPDIHKPFHLFVTEKMGIAKGVLTQPLGPWKRPVAYLSKRLDPVASGWPPCLRAIAATALLVKEADKLSFGQNLSISAPHSVETLLRSSPDRWLSHSRLTHYQALLLDHPRLTFIHTGALNPATLLPDSDLSVPIHDCHQLLDQVQSARPDLTDVPLSNPDLILFTDGSSFVKDGVRYAGAAVISSPSLNVLWSSPLPSGSSAQRAELIALTQALRLSEGKSVNIYTDSRYAFATAHVHASLYRERGLLTSAGREIRNKSEILDLLDALQLPSRLAIIHCPGHQTGDSPEALGNRAADSAARLSATSSLIAPLMPTPLPPSPVYSSSDDSFAIQQGGVKEGSWWVIEDKIFIPKALARELIREVHDSTHLGSKKMHQLLERYYIHNITNLIQDAVDRCTVCVQVNAKQGKKAPLGVRVKGCAPGEAWEVDYTEVKPPAAGYKYLLVFIDTFTGWAEAFPTRNETAQTVVKKILNEILPRFGLPFRIGSDNGPSFTAKISQGISKALGIDWKLHCAYRPQSSGQVERMNRTLKECLTKLCLETGENWVTLLPLALLRVRCTPNKLGLSPFEILYGRPPPILPAVREDLIAEATNSSIIKFLQGLQETQNSLHKQVRDALPIPTSNPVHKFQPGDTVFVKKHTATDLXPKWKGPHTVILTTPTAVKVDNISAWLHHSRVKAAPPEKWKAESLGDPLKIRLSRSSS; this is encoded by the exons CCTCCAGACCGCCACCCTATCGCCCTTCCCCTTCGTCTCCCACAGTTCCTGACAGGTCCCCGAGAAAGGGACTCTACCCTCCCCTTCCCGATAATGTGGAGTCCTCCAAGTTCTCCGACACCTCAGCCTTGGATCCGGTCCCCACTCTGTCTCCATCTTGCACCCGGGGAGGGGTTCCCTATGCCTTGGCTGCCTCTTTTACTAATCCCTCTACCAAACTCCCAGACCCAACCCCCATTCTCCCTCTCAGACAGACTCTCGGGCCAGAAGGGACTTCTTCCTTGGTATATGTCCCTTTTTCATCAAGTGACATTTACAATTGGAAAACTCAGAACCCTCCTTTCTCTGAAAAACCCCAGGCCCTTATTAGCCTGCTCGAGTCTGTTTTTCAGACCCATCGCCCCACCTGGGACGATTGTCAGCAACTCCTTACTGCCTTGTTTACGACAGAAGagagggataggataaaaaggGAGGCAAAGAAGGCTGTACTGGGAGCCACCGGGGGTCGCCCTGAGGACCACCAGGATGAGGTCGAGGAAGCTTTTCCCTCTATCCGCCCTAACTGGGACCCGGCCAGTCGGCGAGACCTTAACTCCCTTAGTAATTACCACAAGTATCTGCTTCAGGGCATGAAATCAGCTGCAAGGAAACCAACAAACCTTACTAAAATCTCTGAAATCAGGCAAGGACCCGACGAGGCTCCTGGAGCCTTCTTGGAGAGGTTATATGAGGCCTACCGGACCTACAGTCCCATTGACCCAGAGGCCCCAGAAAACAGAAGGGCTATTAACGTGGCATTTGCCACCCAATCGGCCCCGGACATCCGAAAAAAGCTCCAGAAACAGGAGGGTTTTGAGGGAATGGTCATATCTCAGTTAGTGGAGATAGCTCAGAAGGCTTTTTACAATAGAGACACCCCTACAGATGTGACTAGTAAGCAGTGTGCTAAAGTTGTGGTAGCAGCCCTCCAGTCGCTGAACGGGAACGGGAAAAGGGGGCGTCAGTCCCTTCCTCGCAGCCGCCTTAATAAGAACCAGTGTGCTTACTGTAGGGAGTTTGGTCATTGGAAAAACGAGTGTCcccaaggaaaaggagggagggctCACTCACCCTCAGTGCTGGTCACGACCGGTCAAGCCTAGGGGTGCCCGGGTTCCACCCCCACTGGTTCTAAGGAACCCCGGGTTCAGCTTTTAGTTGGGGGACATCCAGTTAACTTTTTGGTCGATTCAGGGGCCGCACATTCTGTGCTCAAGACCCCATTAGGCCCCTTGTCAACCCGATCTACGTCTGTCCAGGGCGCTACAGGACAAGCTGCCTTTTTCCCTTGGACCACTGATAGAGTGGTTGACCTTGGCACAGGAACGGTAACCCATTCTTTCCTTGTCATGCCTGAATGCCCATACCCACTTCTTGGACGAGACCTTCTCCATAAACTCAGGGCTACTATCTCTTTTTCCACGCCATCCCCCACTTTCACCTTTGCCCTGCCTGAGGGAAACGTTCCCAAAGGGTCTCTAAATACTGAAATCACTCTGCCGCTTTCGGCTGAGTACCTTCTTGCTGTGACCCCTGCGGCACTTCCccacctttcctctccctctcccgtGCTTTCTCTGTTACAAcaggactttcccaaggtctgGTCTGAATCCAATCCCCCAGGCCTGGCTGCGCATCATCCCCCAGTGGTGGTTCAGCTCCTTGCCTCAGCTGCTCCCATTGCTGTTAGGCAGTACCCTATGTCCCAGGAGGTACACCGAGGCATTTCTACACACATCCGACGTCTCCAAGACCACGGGATCCTAGTGCCCTGCTCTTCCTCTTGGAATACTCCTCTGCTGCCTGTACGGAAGCCCCGTTCCAAGGATTTCCGCCCTGTCCAGGACCTAAGGGAAGTCAACAAGCGGGTAGAAACCTTACCCTCTGATGTCTCCAACCCATACACCTTACTTAGCCTTCTTCCTCCAAATAAGGTTTGGTATACTGTCCTTGATCTGAAGGACGcttttttctctattcctttaGCCCCCGTTAGCCAGCCTCTCTTTGCATTTCAATGGCATGACCCAGATGGGGCGTATTCTGGACAACTTACTTGGACTCGGTTGCCTCAAGGGTTTAAGAATTCTCCTACTCTTTTTAGTGAAGCCCTTCATAATGATTTGGCACCCTTCCGTCTGGAACATCCTTCTTGTACCCTCCTGCAATATGTAGATGATATACTGTTGGCTTCTAGCTCTTATGATGAGTGCCTGACCTCTACCCGTGCCCTTCTGTCCCTTCTGCAGTCTTTGGGATATCGTGTGTCTGCAAAGAAAGCACAATTGTGCCTCCAGTCTGTTTCTTATCTAGGCTACATTCTACGGGAGGGGCAGCGATCTCTCTCTCCTGAGCGGGTAAGGGCAGTACTGGCTATCCCTATTCCATCTACTAAGAAACAGGTGAGGGAATTTCTAGGTGTGGTTGGATACTGCAGGATGTGGATTCTTGGGTTTGCTGATCTGGCCAAACCCCTTTACTCTGCTTCCTCCGGGCAGGGGCCCCTTGTTTGGGGGGAAGCTGAACAAGCTGCTTTTGATAACCTCCGTCATGCCCTTCTCTCTGCACCAGCCTTGGCACTCCCTGATATCCACAAGCCtttccacctctttgtgacggaAAAAATGGGAATAGCCAAGGGTGTCTTAACACAGCCATTGGGACCATGGAAGCGGCCTGTGGCATATCTTTCTAAACGCCTTGATCCCGTAGCCTCAGGATGGCCGCCCTGCCTCCGGGCTATAGCAGCTACTGCTCTTTTAGTCAAGGAGGCTGATAAGTTGTCCTTTGGTCAAAACCTCTCTATTTCAGCCCCACACTCGGTTGAGACCCTCCTCCGCTCCTCGCCAGATCGCTGGCTCTCCCACTCTCGCCTCACTCACTACCAAGCACTCTTATTAGACCACCCTCGCTTGACTTTTATTCATACAGGAGCCCTTAACCCGGCTACCCTGCTACCTGACTCTGATCTGTCTGTCCCTATCCATGATTGTCATCAACTTCTTGACCAAGTCCAATCTGCTCGTCCTGATTTGACAGATGTTCCTCTCTCGAACCCAGACTTGATACTCTTTACCGATGGAAGTAGTTTTGTTAAAGACGGTGTCCGCTATGCTGGAGCCGCTGtcatttcctctccatctctcaatGTTCTTTGGTCAAGCCCCCTCCCCTCCGGATCCTCCGCCCAGAGGGCTGAACTCATTGCTCTTACCCAAGCCCTCCGTCTTTCGGAGGGAAAATCTGTTAACATCTACACTGATAGTCGCTACGCTTTTGCTACAGCCCATGTCCACGCTTCTTTGTATCGAGAACGGGGCTTGCTCACTTCTGCTGGTAGGGAAATCCGCAACAAATCTGAAATTCTAGACCTTCTTGACGCTCTCCAACTCCCTTCACGGCTTGCTATTATCCACTGTCCTGGTCACCAGACTGGTGACTCCCCTGAAGCCCTGGGCAATCGAGCTGCTGATTCTGCTGCTCGGCTCTCGGCCACTTCTTCCCTCATTGCCCCCTTGATGCCCACCCCGCTCCCTCCCAGTCCTGTCTATTCCTCCTCGGATGATTCCTTCGCTATCCAACAGGGAGGGGTGAAGGAAGGATCATGGTGGGTCATAGAGGACAAAATTTTTATTCCAAAAGCTTTAGCAAGGGAATTGATTAGAGAAGTCCATGACTCAACTCACCTGGGATCTAAGAAAATGCACCAGCTACTTGAGAGGTATTACATCCATAATATAACAAATTTGATACAAGATGCAGTAGATCGGTGCACAGTATGTGTCCAAGTAAATGCAAAACAAGGCAAAAAGGCCCCGTTGGGGGTACGAGTTAAGGGCTGTGCACCAGGGGAGGCCTGGGAGGTAGATTATACGGAAGTTAAGCCACCTGCAGCAGGATATAAATACCTCTTAGTCTTTATAGACACTTTCACAGGTTGGGCGGAAGCCTTCCCCACTAGAAATGAGACTGCCCAAACCGTAGTGAAGAAGATCCTGAATGAAATCTTACCCCGATTCGGATTGCCTTTTAGGATTGGTTCTGATAATGGCCCCTCATTTACTGCTAAAATTTCCCAAGGTATATCTAAGGCATTGGGAATAGACTGGAAACTACATTGTGCATATAGGCCTCAGAGTTCAGGCCAGGTAGAAAGAATGAATCGTACATTAAAAGAGTGCCTTACAAAACTTTGTTTGGAAACGGGTGAAAATTGGGTAACATTGCTTCCTCTTGCTCTCCTCCGGGTGAGATGCACCCCAAACAAACTGGGTTTGTCCCCCTTTGAAATTCTTTACGGGAGGCCGCCTCCCATTTTACCTGCTGTAAGAGAAGACTTGATAGCAGAAGCAACTAACTCCTCTATTATTAAGTTCCTTCAGGGTCTCCAAGAAACCCAGAACTCACTCCACAAGCAGGTGCGAGACGCGCTGCCCATCCCGACCTCCAACCCTGTGCATAAATTTCAACCAGGCGATACTGTTTTTGTCAAGAAGCATACCGCTACAGATC GCCCCAAGTGGAAAGGGCCACATACTGTAATTCTCACCACACCCACCGCCGTCAAGGTTGATAACATCTCTGCCTGGCTTCATCACAGTCGAGTCAAAGCAGCCCCGCCTGAGAAATGGAAAGCGGAGTCCCTTGGAGATCCACTAAAGATAAGACTGTCTCGCTCCTCATCCTGA